Part of the Pseudomonas lijiangensis genome is shown below.
GGCTCAGGATTGCCATAGTTTCAACGGCCGGACTACTGTCCTTGCTCTTCATGCTCACGGCCAAGGCCGAGCATGGCGCAGGGTGGTCCACGCTGCTCGACGAACAGGCAAACCTGCAACTGAACGATATCCGCTCGGCCCGCTACCAGAACCAGTTCAGCCCCATCGACCTTGAACGGGTCACGGCAGCCGACCGCGACAGCGCGTTATGGCTGCACTACCGGGTACCTCCTACCCGACACGAACAACTGATACGCATCTTCGCGCCAGACCTGGCCAGCGGAGACCTGTACATCATCGAAGGCGAAAAGCTGGTCGATCACCTGCGCACCGGCAACGATGTGCCCAAGCAGGATCAGCGACTGCCCTCCAACGATTTCCTGCTGCCCGTCCCGCAAAGCGATGTCCCGCTGGACCTGTACCTGCGACTCGTCTCGACCCAGAAACTGCGCCCCAGCATCACGCTGCAACCGGCGATAGCCAGCGCGGCCGACGAGCGCGAACCTTTCCTGTTCGGCCTGCTGTTCGGCGCGCTGATCATGCTGATCACCCAGAACCTCACGCGCTACTGGCACACAAAGTCGCGCAGCAACCTGTGGCTGGCCGCCTGTGAAGCCCTGCTGGCACTGAGCGCGTTCCTGCTGCTCAACCTGCTCGACATGGCCAAGACCTGGCATATCGCGCAGACGCCAGGTGCCCACGTTGCGCTGTTGCTCGCCGCCGTGGCGGGACTGTTCTACACCTACTGCTTCTTCGTACATCGCGGCATCAAGGTACTCGACCGACTGATGCAGATCGATGCCGTGCTCATGGGCACCGGCGTGCTGCTGGTACTGCTGTTCGACAGCGTGCCACTCAACGTCATGACCTTCCTGCTGGTCTCCCTGACCACACTGAGTATCCTGACGGTATCGGTCTGGCACTGGCAGAAAGGCTACCGTCCGGCGCGGACGTTCGTGGCCTCGATGATCCTCTTCAACCTCGGATATCTGGTGATCGTGCCGGGTCTGTTGTGGCTGAGTCTGATCCCGCCACAGTGGCTGATCCTCGCCCTGCTGGGGGTTTTCTGTATCTGCGGCCTGCTGATGAGCATCGCTCTCAACGAACGCTCGCGCAGCATTACCGAGGACAAGTTCAGCCTGAGCCGCGATCAGGCCGCCAGCACGGCGGAAGTCAACGCCAAGGCCGAGTTCCTGGCCAAGATCAGCCACGAAATCCGCACGCCCATGAACGGCGTGCTCGGCATGACCGAACTGCTGCTGGATACCCCGCTTTCGGTGAAGCAGCGTGACTATGTGGAAACCATCCACAGCGCAGGCAACGAACTGCTGACGCTCATCAACGAGATTCTCGATATCTCCAAGCTCGAGTCGGGCCAGATCGAACTCGATGACGTGCAATTCGATATCAGCGCCCTGATCGAGGACTGCCTCAACATATTCCGCGCCAAGGCCGAACAGCAGAACGTCGAACTGATCAGCCTGATCCATCCCCAGGTGCCGCGAGTCATCAGCGGCGACCCGACACGTCTGCGCCAGACGCTGCTGAGCCTGCTGGAAAACGCCCTGAAGAAAACCGAAGAAGGCGAAATCCTGCTGGCCGTGGCACTTGACTCCAAGCCCGGCAAACATCGCGTACGCATCTCGGTACAGGACAGTGGCATGCCGTTGTCTGCGGAAGAGCGCGATGCACTGATGCACACCGAACTTCACAGCAAGCACTTCCTGACCAGCAACAAGCTCGGCGGCCACCTGGGTCTGGTCATCGCGCGGCGGCTGACAGAGCTGATGGATGGCGAGTTCGGTATCCAGAACGGCCAGACTCAGGGCACCACACTCTGGCTGAGCCTGCCACTGGACGCCAAGCTGCTGGAGCAGCCGACCACCGATCTGGACAGCCCGCTCAAGGATGCTCGCGTGCTGGTGGTCGATGACAACGATACCTGCCGCAAGGTACTGGTGCAGCAGTGTAGCGCCTGGGGCCTGAACGTCAGTGCCGTGCCGTCCGGCAAGGAAGCGCTGGCGTTGCTGCGTACCAAGGCGAACCTGCGCGACTATTTCGATGTGGTACTACTCGACCAGAACATGCCCGGCATGAGCGGCATGCAACTGGCAGCCAAGATCAAGGAAGACCCGAGCCTCAATCACGACATCCTGCTGATCATGCTCACCGGCATCAGCAATGCGCCCAGCAAGATCATCGCCCGCAATGCCGGCATCAAGCGCATTCTGGCCAAACCGGTGGCTGGCTATACGCTCAAGACCACGCTGGCAGACGAACTGACTCAACTGAACAAGGGTGTCGTTACGCTTGCCTCGCAGCCCGCCCTGAACACGCCGGTCAGCGTGCCCGGCGACTTCCGTATTCTGGTAGCCGAAGACAACACCATCTCGACCAAGGTCATTCGCGGCATGCTCGGCAAACTCAACCTGCGCCCCGACACCGCCAGCAACGGCGAAGAAGCGCTGCGGGCCATGAAGGCACAGCGTTACGATCTGGTACTCATGGACTGTGAAATGCCGATCCTCGATGGCTTCTCCGCCACCGAGCAACTGCGGGCCTGGGAAGTGGGCAACCAGCGGGTACGGACTCCGGTAGTCGCCCTGACGGCGCACATTCTGGCCGAACACAAGGATCGTGCCCGACAGGCAGGCATGGACGGGCATATGGCGAAACCCATCGAGTTGTCGCAGTTGAGGGAGTTGATCGAATACTGGGTCGAACAGCGTGAGGCAACCCGAGCCCTGACGTCCAACGGCAACCTCTACCAGCAGAACTGACGGGCCATGACAAAGCCTTCCCCCAAGTGAGCCAAAACCATGCTCCATGTGCTGTTCAGCGTTTATCTGAAGATGCTGGTGCTCTATAGCCCTTTTTTCGTACTTTCCTGCTTCATCAGCCTGACCCGTGGCCACTCACGCAAGGAGCAGCGGCGTCTGGCGTGGAAAGTCGCGCTGGCGACGCTGATTTCCAGCGTGCTGCTCTATCTGTTCGGTCGGGTAATCTTCGATGTATTCGGCATTACCGTGGATGCCTTCCGGATTGGCGCAGGCAGCGTGCTGTTCATTTCGGCGCTGGGCATGGCCCAAGGCAAATCGGCAGTACAGACCGATAACATCCAGCAGGATGTCACCATCGTCCCGCTGACCATCCCGATCACCGTCGGCCCGGGCACCATCGGTGCGCTGCTGGTCATGGGGGTCAGCCAGCCTCATTGGGATGACAAGCTCACTGCCATCCTGAGCATTGCCCTGGCCAGTTTCAGCGTTGGTGTCGTTCTGTACCTGTCCGACCGGATCGAGCGAATCCTGGGTGACCAGGGACTGCAGATCGTCAGCCGCCTGATGGGGCTGTTCGTCTGCGCCCTGGCAGCGCAAATCATTTTCACCGGGGTCAAAGGGTATCTGGTGCCCTGAAACCCAGGCTCTGTCAGAGCGGAATGCGCTTGATACGCTCCGCTCCCCTGTCCTGTAACTCCTTTCGCACACGGTCGCGATTTAACGCGTATTGAGCATTGTCGAAGACGAAGCCGCCGCCCTTTAGCAACAACTTCATTTCATAGTTGAGCGGCCACATGGGAACCTTCGAAATCCATGAATACCAGGGCTTGGGTTTGGTAAGACTGATCATCTGCAACCCGCAGATCACGAGATGGATCTGCCCGGACTCGCGCTTCTCGCAAGGCACAATCTGAAAGTTTTCGGTGCGCCCCACACTGAACCAACTGCTGAAAAAAACCTTCGCATGCTCACTGTTGAACATGTCCTGCAGCGAGGATTTCGCCAGTTCAGCGAGCCGGGGAGATGCGATGCGCGCCACCAGCAGTGCGGCCTGGCTCTGAAAATCCTTGGGCTTCTTGAATACCGCAGACTTTCGATCAATGACCGATGTGCGTGAAAGCCCGCACGCCACCAACTTCTGCTGGTACGCATTGATCCAGCCATCCCAGTTTTTCTTGCGATCAAAAGCATCGAAAGCACACAGCTCGGCCAGTAACAGGCAATCCTGAATATCTGCCCGCTCCTGCGCATCAAAGCCAGGCAGGAAGGAAACCAGGTTATTGGCCATCAACAGAGCGTTTGAACTCATGACTCATCCTCCCCCAGACCGACAATCAACTCGTCGCGTCTGGCTCCCAGCCTGGCGACCAGATCCTTTCGGAAATAACCGAAACCATGTTCATCCAGTTCGGCTGAAACATGTGCGATCTCCAGGCTCTTCACGCCGCCCAACTCGGCAAACAAATGCGCAAGCGGCAACTCACCAGCAGGTGTCGTGCTTTTGAAAGAAATAATGAACAGGTTGACGACTGGCTCGACATCGACGAATGCCAGCTGAAGGATGACCGAGCAATCCTGCTGGCCGGGTACGTCCGGCTCCGTGGTCGATTCAGAGGGAGCCAGAACCGGCAGACAATGCGTCGTTTGCTGCTTCAACAAGGCTGTGGTGGCCTCATCTTCGGTGCCATCCATAAAGCGTTTCGAGATGCACTCTGCACGCTCGATAAGCGGCAAAGGCACGCGCCTGATCAGCTTTTCCTTGAGGTAGTCCCACAATGAACCTGTGTACTCCAGAGGCGCATTCTGCACTTCGCGGTAGACGATATTGCAGCGAAACCGGCTCAGCGCATTGAAATAGGTCTGACGCCATTCGACAGGCTCGGCAAACTTTTCATGCCTGGCCGAAGCGGCCAACTGGCTATACAGGCTGCAGTCCAGCACATCCGCCTTGAATGAAGGGGATACGTGGCTGGAAAAAAAGAACAGGCTGCCTGCATTGATATAACTCTGCTGCATTCCTTTGCACATAAAGACGCCCTCACTACGCTCATAAAAAAGCCGCGGCGAACCGCGGCTCAACAACACATCAGATCTCGAATTCAGCCAGTGCAGATCGGGCATTTGCCGTCAGCTTCGCCTCAACCTCACCCTTTACCCGCGCATAATGCTGAGGGTTGAGAACCAGATTGTTCTCGGCGCGCTTGATGCGCACAGAAGCATTGTTCCACTCCCAGAACAGCACGTTGGTAATGTTCTGAGACGTGACAAAGTTCACTGCCCCCATTGCCATGACCACTTCACCATCACTGGACTCGGCGGCGGACGCGATCGCGAATTTGGCACTCTTGTGGGTTTTGCTTGAGTTCTCGAACAAGCGAAGCGGCTTGTCACTGGACTGCAGAGCCTTGACGGTGTCCTTGGCTACCTTGAGCAGCAATACAGAGGTCGGACCTGGCACAGCCATGGCAACGATGGCCGACTCCAGAATCTTCAAGGCTTCCTGCTCCATGGTGAAGCGCGTATTGCTGCTCCGGTAATCCGAAAGCTCTTTGGACTGAGAGAACCAGCCGCAGTAACCCAGCACCTTGGTGAAGGTTTCATACCACTGCACGGCATTTTCATTGCTGTCGCGGTACTTCTTGTTGGCAGCCAGCGAAGCGAGCAGAACACTGTCCTTGAGAATCTGCTTGTTCTCTTTCGACATGCCGGAAACGATGGAGACAACGGTATCGCCAGCCACCAGTGCACCAGGATTTTTTTCATCCACTTCCATAAGGCCCAGAGATTTCCGCTTGTTATCAACATGTTCCTGGTGCCCGCAGTCACCCAGATCACAGTTAGCGATTTCGATCTTGCTTTCTTCAACGTTATCAAACATTTTCAAATTCCTTTTCAAGTCAAGTTCATCCGTAAGGGACAATTCCAAGCTAACCCATGTCTTTGTGTTTCTCCATACCTTGCAAAAGCAACAAACTGCAAAAAGTAGGACCTCGGCAAGCGACTAAAAATAAAACAAATAATTACCGCAAACACCAAAAACACAAGATAGGCAAAGGGACAGATTGAGCATTACTTACAAAAAAACTTTATGTCCGTCACCCTCGAAGAATCGGGATGACACCCATTTCTTCCAAAAACCTGCCCCATAGATGGAACATTTCTTACATTCTTTGCTGTAAGAAAATAATTCAGATGTTTATCTGCCGGATATTGAAGTTGCCGACTTCCTTCAAGCGGGCGCGGATACGTTCCCTCTGGGGAGCAAAAGCGGCGCTTGTGAACCCGTAGACACCGCCGCCCAGACGCACCACCATCTCGCGCTTGGTCCACGAGTCCCCACCGCGGCGATCCGAGGTGACAGTGGCGTTGGCATTCAGGCCGCACAGCATAAGGTGCACCTCCCCGGCGATCTCTTCACAGGGCACGACCTGAAAATTGCCAACCGCCCCAGAACCCGAGCCGTACTGAAAAAAATGCTGTGCATACTGATTGAGCCGAGCCGCCTTGAATGAGCGCCGGGTAAGCTCCAGCAAGTTGCCGACACGCACTGAGCCTGTGATATTGAAGCTGATACTATCCAACTCTTCAGCGTTGGTAATGACCATCGGTTCCTTGACAATCTGGCTTTTGAGTTTGCACCCTGATCGAACAAGGGAACTGCGGTAATAGTTGAGCCAACTGGTCCAGAACTCGCTTGGCCGGTAACTCTGGGTGGCGAAGAATTCAGCATATAGCAGCATATCTGCAATATCTTCCCGCGCCTGCCTTGAGATATTGGAAGAGAAAGAAACAATGTTACTGCCCGCTATCAGGGCATTGAAAGTCTGACTTGCCATTTTCTACATCCTTATAGAAACAAGGACATGAAACTAGCCAGACTGGCACGGTTATACAACAAGAGAATGGCTGCCTGAGGGAAATTACAAAAACAATAAACAACGACCCGCAGGGCTTAAAGAGACTTCTTACATATTGCCTTCGCGAATGAATTCGCTCCTACTGTTTGTAGGGGGAAATTCATTCGCGAAAGACATCAGCTACCCGGTTTGACCGGATACCAACGCGGCGTATACACCCATTGCTCACCATTGGGGCGGGCAAAGGTGCAGGTGGTCGAAGAACCAATCAGCACCATGGTGCGCATATCCACCTGTTCAGGCGTCAGTTCGCCCAGGGTAATGACACGCAGCGTCTGCCCCGGACGACCGATATCACGCCCCAGCGTCACGGGCGTTTCAGGCGTCCGGTGCTGGCGCACGATCTCCAGGGCTCGGCCCAGTTGCCATGGGCGTGAACGCGAAATCGGGTTGTAGAAAGCCAGTGCCAGATCAGCCTGAGAAGCCAGGTCCAGACGCTTTTCGATCACATCCCAGGGCTTGAGGTTGTCCGACAGCGACATGACGCAGAAGTCATGCCCCAAGGGCGCACCCGCCTGAGCGGCCGTGGCCAGGGAAGCGGAAACACCCGGCAGGATTTCCAGCTCGACGGCATGCCATTGAGGGTTCGTGGACTCATGCAGCGCTTCCAGCACCGCCGAGGCCATGGCGAACACACCCGGATCACCGGACGACACCACCACCACCGAACGACCTTGCGCTGCCAGCTCGAATGCATGACGAGCACGCAGCATTTCTTCGCGGTTGTCGGTGCAATGCAGCACCTGATCGGGACGGAAAGGCCCGGCCATGCGCACATAGGTTTCGTAACCCAGTACATCGTTGGCACGCGCCAGTTCGGCCTTGACCGCAGGCACCATGAATTCGGCAGCACCCGGCCCAAGGCCAATCACCGCCAATCGACCGCGCCCGCGACCGATCTGCTGAACGTCCAGTGGCTGACGGGCAACCGCAATTGCCATGCCCTCGCCCACACTGATCGGTGGCAGCAGTTGCGGTACCGCATGCCGGGCCATTTCACTGGCGGTTTCAGTCTGGACAAAACGCACAGGTACACCCAGATCGGCAGCCGCCTGATGCAAATCGGCATCGGCCATCTGTGCATCACCCGCCAGCAGACAGGCCAGAGACTGCACAGCCACTCGGGCTTCGTGCAGTGCCGCACGCACACTGTCGGCCAGTTGCGAACCGGTTTCGCTGACGGCAACCAGCACACTGCGCGGATAAATCAGCAACTCATTGCTTGAAGGCTCACGCTCGGCACAGCCCACGAGAATGGCCAGTTCGGCATGTGGATCTTCCGGCAACTGCGCCTGAGCCAGCCAGGGCGCAGCGCCTTCGATACGCACGCGCTCGCCGGAAAGCAGATCGGAAACGAAGCGCTTGCCCAGGTCCAGGTCGCCCAGGGCATAACCACTGGGCGGATTGAGCAGGCAAGTGCCGAAACGCAACTC
Proteins encoded:
- a CDS encoding MarC family protein; the protein is MLHVLFSVYLKMLVLYSPFFVLSCFISLTRGHSRKEQRRLAWKVALATLISSVLLYLFGRVIFDVFGITVDAFRIGAGSVLFISALGMAQGKSAVQTDNIQQDVTIVPLTIPITVGPGTIGALLVMGVSQPHWDDKLTAILSIALASFSVGVVLYLSDRIERILGDQGLQIVSRLMGLFVCALAAQIIFTGVKGYLVP
- the cobJ gene encoding precorrin-3B C(17)-methyltransferase, with the protein product MVQNIPAIVILGNGSLATARRIQQLYPDALIHGLAERVQGADSTYTEFGATLRQLYQQNTPIIALCAAGIVIRTLAPLLLEKGAEPAVLAVAEDGSAVVPLLGGLGGVNVMAREIAAGLGVAPAITTSGELRFGTCLLNPPSGYALGDLDLGKRFVSDLLSGERVRIEGAAPWLAQAQLPEDPHAELAILVGCAEREPSSNELLIYPRSVLVAVSETGSQLADSVRAALHEARVAVQSLACLLAGDAQMADADLHQAAADLGVPVRFVQTETASEMARHAVPQLLPPISVGEGMAIAVARQPLDVQQIGRGRGRLAVIGLGPGAAEFMVPAVKAELARANDVLGYETYVRMAGPFRPDQVLHCTDNREEMLRARHAFELAAQGRSVVVVSSGDPGVFAMASAVLEALHESTNPQWHAVELEILPGVSASLATAAQAGAPLGHDFCVMSLSDNLKPWDVIEKRLDLASQADLALAFYNPISRSRPWQLGRALEIVRQHRTPETPVTLGRDIGRPGQTLRVITLGELTPEQVDMRTMVLIGSSTTCTFARPNGEQWVYTPRWYPVKPGS
- a CDS encoding hybrid sensor histidine kinase/response regulator produces the protein MRWLRIAIVSTAGLLSLLFMLTAKAEHGAGWSTLLDEQANLQLNDIRSARYQNQFSPIDLERVTAADRDSALWLHYRVPPTRHEQLIRIFAPDLASGDLYIIEGEKLVDHLRTGNDVPKQDQRLPSNDFLLPVPQSDVPLDLYLRLVSTQKLRPSITLQPAIASAADEREPFLFGLLFGALIMLITQNLTRYWHTKSRSNLWLAACEALLALSAFLLLNLLDMAKTWHIAQTPGAHVALLLAAVAGLFYTYCFFVHRGIKVLDRLMQIDAVLMGTGVLLVLLFDSVPLNVMTFLLVSLTTLSILTVSVWHWQKGYRPARTFVASMILFNLGYLVIVPGLLWLSLIPPQWLILALLGVFCICGLLMSIALNERSRSITEDKFSLSRDQAASTAEVNAKAEFLAKISHEIRTPMNGVLGMTELLLDTPLSVKQRDYVETIHSAGNELLTLINEILDISKLESGQIELDDVQFDISALIEDCLNIFRAKAEQQNVELISLIHPQVPRVISGDPTRLRQTLLSLLENALKKTEEGEILLAVALDSKPGKHRVRISVQDSGMPLSAEERDALMHTELHSKHFLTSNKLGGHLGLVIARRLTELMDGEFGIQNGQTQGTTLWLSLPLDAKLLEQPTTDLDSPLKDARVLVVDDNDTCRKVLVQQCSAWGLNVSAVPSGKEALALLRTKANLRDYFDVVLLDQNMPGMSGMQLAAKIKEDPSLNHDILLIMLTGISNAPSKIIARNAGIKRILAKPVAGYTLKTTLADELTQLNKGVVTLASQPALNTPVSVPGDFRILVAEDNTISTKVIRGMLGKLNLRPDTASNGEEALRAMKAQRYDLVLMDCEMPILDGFSATEQLRAWEVGNQRVRTPVVALTAHILAEHKDRARQAGMDGHMAKPIELSQLRELIEYWVEQREATRALTSNGNLYQQN